A portion of the Meriones unguiculatus strain TT.TT164.6M chromosome 14, Bangor_MerUng_6.1, whole genome shotgun sequence genome contains these proteins:
- the St8sia2 gene encoding alpha-2,8-sialyltransferase 8B, producing the protein MQLQFRSWMLAALTLLVVFLIFADISEIEEEIGNSGGRGTIRSAVNSLHSKSNRAEVVINGSSPPAVVDRSNESIKHSIQPASSRWRHNQTLSLRIRKQILKFLDAEKDISVLKGTLKPGDIIHYIFDRDSTMNVSQNLYELLPRTSPLKNKHFQTCAIVGNSGVLLNSGCGQEIDTHSFVIRCNLAPVQEYARDVGLKTDLVTMNPSVIQRAFEDLVNATWREKLLQRLHGLNGSILWIPAFMARGGKERVEWVNALILKHHVNVRTAYPSLRLLHAVRGYWLTNKVHIKRPTTGLLMYTLATRFCNQIYLYGFWPFPLDQNQNPVKYHYYDSLKYGYTSQASPHTMPLEFKALKSLHEQGALKLTVGQCDGAT; encoded by the exons gaattctggaggcagaggtacaaTCAGATCAGCTGTGAACAGCTTACATAGCAAATCTAATAG AGCTGAAGTTGTAATAAATGGCTCTTCACCGCCAGCTGTGGTTGACAGAAGTAATGAAAGCATTAAGCACAGCATCCAGCCAGCCTCGTCCAGATGGAGACACAACCAGACGCTCTCTCTGAGGATCAG GAAGCAAATTTTAAAGTTCTTGGATGCGGAGAAAGATATTTCTGTCCTCAAGGGGACCCTGAAGCCTGGAGACATTATTCACTATATCTTTGATCGAGACAGCACAATGAACGTGTCCCAGAACCTCTATGAACTCCTACCCAGAACCTCACCCCTGAAAAATAAGCATTTCCAGACTTGTGCCATCGTGGGCAACTCGGGGGTCTTGCTGAACAGCGGCTGTGGGCAGGAGATTGACACACACAGCTTCGTCATAAG GTGCAACCTGGCTCCAGTTCAGGAGTATGCCCGGGATGTGGGCCTCAAGACAGACCTAGTGACCATGAACCCCTCGGTCATCCAGCGGGCCTTTGAGGACCTGGTGAATGCCACGTGGCGGGAGAAACTGCTGCAGCGGCTGCATGGCCTCAACGGCAGCATCCTATGGATACCTGCCTTCATGGCCCGGGGTGGCAAGGAGCGTGTGGAGTGGGTCAACGCTCTCATCCTGAAGCACCACGTCAATGTGAGAACGGCTTACCCTTCCCTGCGCCTGTTGCACGCAGTCCGTGG ATATTGGCTGACCAACAAAGTCCACATCAAAAGACCAACCACTGGCCTCTTGATGTACACCCTGGCCACACGTTTCTGCAATCAAATCTACCTCTATGGCTTCTGGCCCTTTCCACTGGATCAGAATCAGAACCCCGTCAAGTACCACTATTATGACAGCCTCAAGTATGGCTATACCTCCCAGGCTAGCCCCCACACCATGCCCTTGGAATTCAAGGCCCTCAAGAGCCTACATGAGCAGGGGGCATTGAAACTGACTGTCGGCCAGTGTGATGGGGCTACGTAA